Within the uncultured Methanobrevibacter sp. genome, the region AAGACCTGCAATGTACGGTTCATATCACCATATTGTAGATGCAAGCAGAATGGATGCTCCTAACACCCAAGAGGTTGACGTTGCAGGTAACGTATGTGAATCAGGAGATCTCTTTGCACGTGACAGACCACTTCCAGACATAGAAGAGGGCGACATTTTAGGAATCATGAATGCAGGTGCATACGGATTCACAATGTCTTCAAATTATAATTCAAGACCACTTCCATCAGAAATACTCGTAACTGATGGTAAATGCGCAGTAATTCGTGAAAAACAAACCTATGAAGATTTATATGCTAAACAAAGCATTCCACCACACTTAAAATAAGTTGATACCATGGTAGATTTAAAAGGATTAAAATTTTCAAAAATGCACGGAATCGGGAATGACTTTCCTATAATTGATGAAAGCAAAGGCAAAGTAATACCTGAAGAAGATAAACCTGAAGCATGCAGATTATTATGCCACAGAAACTTTGGAGTTGGTGGGGATGGTGTATTATTTGTAGAACCATCTGATGTTGCTGATATTGGGTACAGAATGTTCAATCCAGATGGAAGCGAAGCTGAAATGTGTGGAAACGGAATAAGATGCTTTGCAGATTTCGTATACAGAAAAGGCATTTTAAAACAGGAAAAAATGACTGTTGAAACTCGTGCAGGAATTAAAACTATAGAAATTACATTGGAAAATGATGAACCTGCATTATTTAAAGTTGATATGGGTTTATCTACCTTTAAAACTCCTGAAATTCCAATGACTGCTGATGTTGATGAATTTTTGGACGGTGAATTGGAAGTTGTTGATACTACATTCAATGTTACTGCAATCAGTGTTGGAAATCCTCACGCAATAATCTTTGTTGATGATGTGGATGCCATTGACATCAACAAATACGGTCCTGCCATTGAAGCACATGAAGTTTTCCCTGAAAAGATCAATGTACACTTTGTTGAAGTCATTTCAAAAAATGAAGGTAAAATGATTACTTGGGAAAGAGGCGCTGGAGTTACCCTTGCATGCGGTACCGGTGCGACTTCCACAGCTATTTCCGGTTTCAAATTAGGCTTATTTGATGAAGATGTCTTGCTTCATTTGCCTGGTGGAGACTTAAAATTCAATATTTATGAAAAAGACGATGAGCTAGGAGCATTCATGAATGGTCCTGCTGAACTTGTCTTTGATGGAGAATTCTAATTCTCCTACATTCCTCTTTTTTTACGATATAGTCCTATTGCAATATCTGCAATGGCCAGTATGAAAATTAATATTGTCCATATTGTTATTTCTTTTCTGATTATTGCAAATGCGGCTCCTAAAGCCATCAATATGACACCAACATAAACTGATTTTTTCCATTCTTCCATTTTATCACCTGTATTATATTTTATAAGCATTAATTAATGTAATATCTTCGAAAAAGAAATGTTCTGAAGCAGCTATTTCGGCTATAAATCCCATTTCATCCAATCTTGCAAGAGTTTCATCATTGCCTGAAAGTGAAGACTGAATCATCTGGACAATTCCACCATCATTTAAATGATTCCCCACTTCATTTAAAAATAAGTCAATGACTTTTCTTCCATTTAATCCACCGTCGAAGGCATAATTTATTGTGTTGTCTAAAACTTCATCATCTTCGGTAGGTAGATATGGAGTATTGAATAGAATTACATCAAACTTTCTATTTTCCACAACTTCAAAGAGATTTCCCCATAGGATTTCAATGTTTTCAATTCCGTTTTCGGCGAAGTTCTTTCGGGCAAGCTCGCAGGCATCGAAATTGATGTCTGTCACTGTGATGTCATCGGTTAATCTTGAAGCGTACATTGCAACGATTCCCGAACCTGTTCCTATTTCCAAAACGCTCTGTCCTTTTTTGATTTCCAGATTGTCGGCCAAAAGGTAGCTGTCTTCTGCCGGAACATAAACATTGTCATCAGTATTTATAATAAAGTCAGGCATAACATCACTCATTAAAAATAGGATTCAATTTCTTTGATAAAAACAATATCTCTTCTGGAGTCAGCTCAACAACTCTTTTTGAGAGATATTCATTAAGTTCATCGTCTTCAATTGCATTCAACCTTTTTTTGAGAATCTTTTTGTCGATATTGCTTATTATGTGTCTTGAATCAATCAAAGCATTTTTGATTTTCTTGTTTCTGTGTTGAAATAGCGCTTTTGTAAAATTAGAGTATATCTTAAAGTCATCATCGGATATTCTGTTTTCCTTTGGAGTCAGCTTGACGACAGTCGAGTCAATTTTTGGTTTTGGAATGAAGCTTTCTGCACTGACGTTTGTCAGAGTTTCGACATTGCACTTGAAATATAACATTGCTGAAAGCCTTGAATAGTTTTTACTTCCGACTTCCCCGTTCATGCGATCGGCAAATTCCTTTTGATACATTAAAATGGCCAGATCAAAGTCGTATTCTAAAAATTTGAATGTGATGGGTGATGAGATTTGATAAGGTAGATTTGAAATGATTTTGTTGAATTTCGGAAAGTCAACTTTCAGTGCATCATCATTGATTAGCTCTACATTATCTATTTTTTCATCTTTAAGTCGTTTGGTTAGAATCTTGCAGATGTTTTCATCTTGCTCAATTGCAATTACTTTTTTGGCTTTTTTTGCAAGTTCAATTGTTAGTGTACCTATCCCGGTTCCTATTTCCAAAACAACATCGTTTTTATCAACATCCCCAAAGCCGATGATTTGATTTCTTTTGTTTTTGTCAATCAGATAGTTTTGGCCAAGATTTTTATTTAATGTTATCCCATGTTGATTCAAAATGTTTTTGGTTATTTTAGATAAGGATTGGGAGGTATCACTAGTCAATTTATCACTTAGTTTCTTGGTTTTCTCTGTGGTTTCCTCTGACCTCTTGGAGGTTGTGTGAAAAGATTATACTTATTTTTACCTCTTTTTGGTGTGGAGGTATCTAATTCTTGCTGTACTCTTTTTACAATCATTCCTGCAGGGTCTGCTAGAGTAGGGAGCCTTTGTGAAAAGTCTTCAAAGCTTTCAAAAGGTTTTTCTTCCCTTGCTTCAATAATTTCCCACATGTATTTTTTACCAATTCCAGGAATTAACTCTAATTTATGAAGTCTTGTACTTAATGCTTCAGCAGTATTAAAGAATTCAACATATTTGTCTTCTTGTGATTCAACAATGTCTCGAATAGCATATTCTAATTCTATTCTACTTGTTGCAGTTAAGTTTTCATAATCTAATTTTCCAAGAACTCTGTATATCTTATCTCTTTTGCCTTTTCCAATATACACGGTATCCTGTATTTCTAAATCTACTCCAGTCTTAGGAGCTAATTCTAGTAAAGTGAATTGTTCTGTACCAATAGCTTGAGCAATGGCTTTTCCACCAAATTTGGACATGTCGGATTTAACATATCCACGACTTAAATAGTCAAGTACAACAGCATGTTCCTCTTTTTTTACTGTTGACGCTTTGTTATTTTTGTTTTTATTCTCCATTTTATCACTTCACTATTGTTTTTTCATAATCAAAAAATTGACTAAAGATAATCTTAATATAAATTATTGTTTTTAAATGTAATAAACATATCTAAAAAAAGTTAGTAGTTTATTGAAAAATAAGTAGATAAATAAAAAAAGAGAAATAGTTTAAGAACTATTCCACAACATCATATTGTTCTAGGATTTCTAAAATTCCTTCCATTTCTTCTTTGGTAGGTTGATATGGTTCTTTAGCAAAAATTAATCTTAAATCTGCTAAATCTTCAGGAACTAAATCCACAATATGAACTATTGCCCTAGTTCTTAAGTTAGGTAATAATTCTTGAAGCTTTTCCATAATCTCTTCACTGTCTTCCACAGAATATCTTTTGAATCTTGAAAGATGGTTTAAGGTTAAGTTTTGTTCATAGTTTAATTCATTGTCCTGTGAGAAGTCTTCAAGAATTTCTTTTACTTTTGAGCTTGGTATTGCTTCACTATCAATTATTTCTTTTCCAATCATAAAAATCAGTTTTGTAATTTTAAGTGGTCTGGTCTTACGATTAAATCTTTAGCTTTGTTTCCATCTTTTAAGGATACGATGTAAGCTTTACCTTTTTGACCAGTGATTTTACCAGTTTTACCATGGAATCTAGGAGCTGGTTGTCCTTTTTGAATACTTGGGTTAATGGTAATGTGAACTAAGTCTCCTTCTTCGAATCTTTGGAGTCTGTTAGTAATCGGGTTAGTTCTGCCCGGTCTTTGTACTTTAGTCATTTTTTTTCTTGATCTACTTTTTAATCCTCTTGATCTTTGCATTTGAATAACCTCTTAATCAGTAGTCTGGGTATAAATCTATGTTATCAGCGACCTAGTATTAAAAAGCCCATAAATACTAGTAACATAGAATGTTAAAATAAAAATTATCATCCAGTGATATGATAATATTATATTTTTAGTTTAATCTTATTAATATACTTTTAGTTTTTCATATCCAATTTTTGAAAATTCAAAACTAAAATAAAAAAAGAGAGGAAAGTTTTTCCTCTTAAGCTTTAACTTTTAAAGTTGTTTTGATGGTGTTTCTATTGACGCTAAATTTTATTGGGTATGTCTTTCCCGCTTTGAGCTTGCTGATAAACTTTTTATTAAAGGTAAATATGGCGTTTCCATGTTTATTGGTTTTTATTGCATATGATTTACCATTTAATTTGAGCATTACCCATATGCGATCAATAGCAGTTTTGCCGTTTTTAACTGTTGCTTTTACAGTGAGCTTTTTAGCGGATTTTTTCACTGTGAATTTTTTTGTTTTAAGGTTTTGTTTTACCTTAACGGTCTTTTTGATAGTTTGGCCTTTGTAGGTAGCGGTTAGTTTGTATTTTCCAGGTGTTGCTGTGTCAGGTATTTTTAAGGAAATATAACCTTTGGCATTTGTTTTTAATTTGTAGTTTTTCTTGTTAAATTTGACTTTAACTACCTGATTTTTACCGACAGCCTTACCGTCATTTCCAATAATTTTTGCTTTAAACTTATGTCCGTCAAAGTAATACATTACAATGTTTTTAGCATCCCTGAACCTTGAAACAACTTTGATTTTGGTTTTCTTTACTTCTTTGGTTTTTGGATTTTTAACGGAAATTGCTTGTGTTTTGGTTAATTTTTTAAATTTAAGGGTTATGTATCCGTTTTTGTCAGTTGTATATGTTTTGGATTTACCATTAATTGAGACTTTAGCCTTGGTTTTTGCTAACGCTTTTCCAGCAGAATCCACTAATTTCACTTTATAATTATAGTTGCTTTTGTAGCCTCTTACAACATTTTTTGAAATTACTGTGTGCTTTATTTTGACATAGCTCACAATTTTTGTGTTGTTGAAAATAGTTGTAATTTTGTATCCTCCTGGTTTGGCGTTTATACTAAGCTTAGCCAATCCGTCAGCACCTGCTGTTCGGGTATATTTCTTTTTGTTGAATATGAAAGTAACCTTTTCGCCCGGGCTTACTTTTGCAGTAAATTGTTTTGTATTTTTATAATATTTCACCAAGTTTTTAGTGACTTTAATATCGTCAATTGTGTATGCTTTTACAATAGCTATTTGGTTAACGCTTTTAAGGTCTTGCCAGGTTTTTCCATTATTGGTACTTGCATAGCTTTTTCCGGATTCAACAGGAATTCTGGTTTTAGAAACAGCAAACATTTTATTAGAGAATCCTACTACAAATTTATCTCCTTTTTTGACTTGGATAAGACTATTCAGTTGGATTGTTTCATATCCTCCATATTTGCTATTGCCTTTTTGTGTATGCATTTCAATACCATTTACAATTATTATCACTTCATAGGCCATGCCTGCTTTTAAAAATTGGGTTCCCACAGCTGCAATCAATGTGTCTTCTGCAGCGACAAATTCATTGAAATACGCTGAGACCTCATTATGATAATAATTTTCTCCACCGATATCATGCTGATAAATCCTATCGTAGGACTCGTTGGTAATAACGTAGGCAATGCTGGTAGCATCTTTTCCCATGGAAGTGTCGTAATAGGAAAGATAGAAATATCCTCCGTCTCCCCAGTCGCTTCCCCAACTGTTTTTAACTATCCATGCACCATCGCCAGGTGGTGTGATAAGGAAGTTGTGTTTGGAATAATTGTCATCCCATCCGACAATACAGACTCTGTGGTCTGTTGAATTTTTGCCGTTATAAAATTGTGCATTTGTAACAGGATTATAGTATATTGATTCATTAAAGTCTGCATAATGGTTAACCGCTACAGCTCCATATTTTACTAGAGCGGTTTTAATTGCTTTTTCACGGTCTCCAGGTTTTTTACTGTCAGGAATAATAACAACATTTTGAATGTGAAGGTCATCGGAAGTTGTTGACACTGGGGAAATTTTACTAAGTTCATCATACTCCTCATATTTATCAGGGAAAATTCCTAACCAATTGACCAGATAAGACCAGCCTACAAATTCACTTGCGCCTTCAGTTGTGCCTTTTTTTCCATATTCCGAATATTGAAGCCCGATATTTACACCATTATTTACGGATAATGAATATGTTTTGTTTGTATATCTGAGTAATGCAGATTCTAGGGCTGCAAAATTACCGAATTCCCAACATGAACCCATAAATCCTTGGTTTTTAACAGGTGTGACCCAACCGTAATCTCTTAAATCATATTTCTCTGCTCCTATTTCACCAGTAGTGTTGTCGACTATTTTAAAAGGTTCTGCTGTATTTCTGAAATTGTAAAAGTTATTTTTATTGTTGAATGATCTGACGTCATTGAAGTAACTGTTTTTTGTATTTGATTTTATTTTTCCATATACTGTGTATATGCTTGTGACATTGGAAGGATTGTTGAATGCATTGTTTTGTAAAGATAAAGTGGTATCGTATGCATAGAGTGTAGAAACGGTTGATCCAAGGTTGTCTCGGAAAACATTGTTTTTAATAGTTACGGTTCCCATATCAAAATAACATGCTCCTCCGTAGGATACTTTATCTAATAAACTGTTGGACCTGAATAGTGAGGTTGAAATGCCTACATTAGCATAACTTGTATAGATTGCACCACCATCGTATTCCGCTGTATTGTAAGTGAAATTTGTATCGGTAATTCTTAATTTTCCACCTAGCTGAAGGATGGCTCCTCCAAATCCAGAGTAACAATTATTAAATTTGGTGTTTTTAATTGTAACTAGTGCATTTTTGATATCATTTTCGTCTGCGGGGATATCTATAAAAATAGCACCACCATTATTGGTACTGGATATATTGTCAAATTCACAGTCAGATATTGTTAATTTATTACTTTTTTTAAAACAAATTGCTCCTGCAGTTCTATTTGCAAGCAGGTTTTTGAATTTTGATTTGGAAATTGTTACATTGGAATATTCCTCAGCAAATATTGCAGTTGAATATTTGGAAGTTGTATTCAAAAAGTTGGAATTTGATATTTTTGCTATTGCGTTATATATGTAAATTTGACCTTTAATTGTTTTATTGGAGCTACTGATGAATGTGCACTTGTTAATGTTCAAGTCACTTCCATAAGATGTTATTGAAGCACCTTCTTCTCCGATGTTGTCAATGAAGTTACAATTTTTAATATCTGCTTTGTATCCCTTAACAAAAACGGCTCCGACTTTAATATCGTCAACGGTTCCATTACTATTACAATTTATAAAAGTTACATTATCTAATATTAAATTGGAATAACTTACGATTGCTGAACCTGAATCACATAATCCGTTTTTAATAATTAAATTCTTTATTGTAAATGTTCCTTTACCGGAAAAATTAAATGCTTTTGCCTGATTGTCACAGTCAATTACATGATTATTACCGTTGATTTCAAAGCTATATTTATTTATATTAATTCCTTTATCATAATTCACATCGGTTGTCTTGTTGAACTTGTAATCTGTATCTAGATCTAGTTTTGACTCTGATATACCTACATCAGCCCATAAATCTAGAAACGTACTGCTTTTTACATTATCTTCCTTTAAAACATTCTCTGCCGTGTTGTCAGTGTCGTTCAAATCAGCTGCCGATATTGCAGAGATTGAAATCAATAAAACAAACAACATGAGAGTGAATGCTACGACTTTGTTTGATTTCATAATACTCTCATCCATTATATTTACAATTGTTATATATAACAGATTAAAATATTTAAATCATTCAGTTTTGATGTGGAAATTGTTAGGTATATATGCTGATGGTTCAGTGATTAAAAAAAATAAGGTGGAAAAGATAACTAAATTTAGTTATCTTCAAATCTTCTTCTGTCAATTAACTCTTGACGTTTACCTGGGTTCCATCCACCGGAAGCGGATTTTGCACGGCCTACTTGTTGTACGTATCCGGTAATTCTGTCATACCATTCTACGTCTTCACTTTCGCCGCAGGTAGGACAAGTGGTATTTAATCCTTTCATTAAGGTTTTACATTTTAAACAGAAGCTTAATGCGGAACTGTAAGCCCAGAATCCGATATCGGATTTTCTTGCAATTTTGTCGGTTAAGCTCATTAATGAATCAGGGTCTGAGTAGGATTCTCCCATGAATGCATGGAAGATGTGTCCACCTGGAGTTAAGCTGTGGTACTGCTCTTCAATCTTGATTTTTTCAATTAATGATGCGCCGGTGTCTACTGGTACATGGGAAGAGTTGGTGTAGTAGTTAGCGTTTCCTTCACCTTGTACAATAGCCTGATCGCCAAATTGTTTTTTATCAAGAGTTGCGAATCTGTATGCGGTTGATTCTGCAGGAGTTTGGAGAACACTCCATCTGAGTCCAGTTTCTTCCTGTAATTTTTTAGCCCTGTCATTGACGTATTCGAGACATTTTACACCAAACTTGTTTGCATCTGGGTTTTCAATGCCTTCTCCGAATAAGGATAATAACATTTCGTTAAGTCCAACGAAACCGAAGGATAATGTTGAGTTTTGGATTCTGTAGTAGGAATCTTCAGCTACTTGCTGTTTTAAGAATGGTAATATGTGGAAATCGTTTAAACATTTTAATCCTTGTTCTCTTCTAAGCATTAATGTTTCAGTTGCTAGGTCCATGTATTCGTCTAGGTATTCAAATACTTGGGTTTCATCTTTGGATTGGTATCCGATTCTTGGGAAGTTTAAGGTTACGTATGCGAGGTTACCTGTTCTTAAACAGTCTTGATCCCAGTCACCAGTCCAGGTATCTTGTAAACAGGTTCTGCAACCCATGTAGTTTGCCATTTTTCCTCTGTATTTAGGGAACATGTTTACAAAGTAGGATGAACCGTATTTTGCAGATAATTCATGTACCAAACGGATGTCATCATCATATTCGCTGGTCATTGTTTCAGGTCTTAAGGTGTAAATTGTATTTGGGAATAAATGAGGTTTGCCTTCATTGTCTCCAGCGAGTAAGGTTTCAGTAAATGCTCTTTGGATTAATCTGGTTTCTTCTTCAAAGTCAGCATAGGTTCCGACTACTTGACCTTTAGGTCCGTATGCGGTTTCATCTTTTAGGAAATCAGGAACACCGAATTCCAATGCCATACTTGTAAATGGAACTTGTGAACCTCTTGCAGCGTAAGCCATGTTTAGGTTGTAAACGAGCATTTGAACTGCTTGTTTGATTTCATCGTATGTTCTTCCTCTTGCAAATGGTGCTACAAATACGTTCCAAAGGGACATTCCTTGTCCTCCGGACATGTTTTGTTGTGCTGCAAGCATGATTTCACCAGTGTGGTTCATTAAGGTTTCCATGTGGTTAGGTGCGCCTGCAATGGAGGTGTGGTCACCAGTACCGTCAACTTTAAGTCCGTATTTGATGAATGTTCTGATGTCGTGTTGCATACAGTTTAGAGGTCTTCCTGCGAAGAATTCCAAATCGTGAATGTGGATGTCACCTGCCATGTGTGCATCTGCCAAGTGTGCTGGTAACATTTTTAATAATGCGTATTGTTTTAAAGCTTCGTCTGCTACGTGTTTGTGAATACTTTCAGGGTTGTGAATCATGTTTGCATTATCTCTGTTACCGTTTTCGATTAAAGAGGTAATGTTGTATACAGGAATACCTAAACGGGTGTAACGGCTTCTTAAGTCTTCCAATCCGTATTCGATTAATTTTGTGTTAACCATTTCCCTGATCATTGGAGCGGTCAAGTATTCGACGTTTAATTTCTTGAGTTCTTTCCAGGTTTCAGTAGCGATTTCAAAAGCGGTTTCTTGGCTAGCACCGGTTTCTTCAATTAAAGTGTTTGCAATTTTTGATAAATCGAATGCTTCGATTGTATCTCTTGATGTACGAACTTTTAATTGGGTGCTTGCTAAGTATTTGTTTGCAATTTCTGTGTCGATGTCTTCAAGACATTCGTAAACGATTTTTTTGATTTCTTTGGTTGTAATTCCATCATATAATTGGGATACAACGGTTGCTACAATCTTATCAGATTCAAAAAAAGGAGTTTCAACCATTACTAAAGATTTTACTAATTTTTCGTAGCTGAATCTCTCTTTTATACCATTATTTTTCTCTACGTTTATTTTAACGGATTCATTTAAATTATTTCCGATTTCTGAACTTCTTTCCATATATTATCCACCTTATTCATTCTATATTAATTAATATTGAATTTAATTGTATAATTATTGTTCGTATTAATACGAACATAGTTACACTTAATTCATTTATCTTTTTTAGTATATATATTGTTCGTCTTGATACGAACAATGTTTGTGCTCTCTGAAATTTACTATATTATTAATATTAAAAATATGATGTCCGAGAGCACATGAAAAGTAATCATGATTTAGAAGAAAATGTCCAATGAACTCTGCTTGGACTTGTCACTTTCAAAAAGCGAGTTGATACCAAATTCCTGAATCTCCAATCTCTGTTCAAGATAATGTGAAACGGGGTATCTGTTAACCAAATCCCTTGAGATTTCAAGGTACTTTGTAACCGATCCTTTTGAAACGGACAATATCAGATTGCCTCCACATTTGCATTTTCCG harbors:
- a CDS encoding 50S ribosomal protein L21e, whose protein sequence is MQRSRGLKSRSRKKMTKVQRPGRTNPITNRLQRFEEGDLVHITINPSIQKGQPAPRFHGKTGKITGQKGKAYIVSLKDGNKAKDLIVRPDHLKLQN
- a CDS encoding RNA polymerase Rpb4 family protein, with protein sequence MIGKEIIDSEAIPSSKVKEILEDFSQDNELNYEQNLTLNHLSRFKRYSVEDSEEIMEKLQELLPNLRTRAIVHIVDLVPEDLADLRLIFAKEPYQPTKEEMEGILEILEQYDVVE
- the dapF gene encoding diaminopimelate epimerase; protein product: MVDLKGLKFSKMHGIGNDFPIIDESKGKVIPEEDKPEACRLLCHRNFGVGGDGVLFVEPSDVADIGYRMFNPDGSEAEMCGNGIRCFADFVYRKGILKQEKMTVETRAGIKTIEITLENDEPALFKVDMGLSTFKTPEIPMTADVDEFLDGELEVVDTTFNVTAISVGNPHAIIFVDDVDAIDINKYGPAIEAHEVFPEKINVHFVEVISKNEGKMITWERGAGVTLACGTGATSTAISGFKLGLFDEDVLLHLPGGDLKFNIYEKDDELGAFMNGPAELVFDGEF
- a CDS encoding C1 family peptidase; protein product: MKSNKVVAFTLMLFVLLISISAISAADLNDTDNTAENVLKEDNVKSSTFLDLWADVGISESKLDLDTDYKFNKTTDVNYDKGININKYSFEINGNNHVIDCDNQAKAFNFSGKGTFTIKNLIIKNGLCDSGSAIVSYSNLILDNVTFINCNSNGTVDDIKVGAVFVKGYKADIKNCNFIDNIGEEGASITSYGSDLNINKCTFISSSNKTIKGQIYIYNAIAKISNSNFLNTTSKYSTAIFAEEYSNVTISKSKFKNLLANRTAGAICFKKSNKLTISDCEFDNISSTNNGGAIFIDIPADENDIKNALVTIKNTKFNNCYSGFGGAILQLGGKLRITDTNFTYNTAEYDGGAIYTSYANVGISTSLFRSNSLLDKVSYGGACYFDMGTVTIKNNVFRDNLGSTVSTLYAYDTTLSLQNNAFNNPSNVTSIYTVYGKIKSNTKNSYFNDVRSFNNKNNFYNFRNTAEPFKIVDNTTGEIGAEKYDLRDYGWVTPVKNQGFMGSCWEFGNFAALESALLRYTNKTYSLSVNNGVNIGLQYSEYGKKGTTEGASEFVGWSYLVNWLGIFPDKYEEYDELSKISPVSTTSDDLHIQNVVIIPDSKKPGDREKAIKTALVKYGAVAVNHYADFNESIYYNPVTNAQFYNGKNSTDHRVCIVGWDDNYSKHNFLITPPGDGAWIVKNSWGSDWGDGGYFYLSYYDTSMGKDATSIAYVITNESYDRIYQHDIGGENYYHNEVSAYFNEFVAAEDTLIAAVGTQFLKAGMAYEVIIIVNGIEMHTQKGNSKYGGYETIQLNSLIQVKKGDKFVVGFSNKMFAVSKTRIPVESGKSYASTNNGKTWQDLKSVNQIAIVKAYTIDDIKVTKNLVKYYKNTKQFTAKVSPGEKVTFIFNKKKYTRTAGADGLAKLSINAKPGGYKITTIFNNTKIVSYVKIKHTVISKNVVRGYKSNYNYKVKLVDSAGKALAKTKAKVSINGKSKTYTTDKNGYITLKFKKLTKTQAISVKNPKTKEVKKTKIKVVSRFRDAKNIVMYYFDGHKFKAKIIGNDGKAVGKNQVVKVKFNKKNYKLKTNAKGYISLKIPDTATPGKYKLTATYKGQTIKKTVKVKQNLKTKKFTVKKSAKKLTVKATVKNGKTAIDRIWVMLKLNGKSYAIKTNKHGNAIFTFNKKFISKLKAGKTYPIKFSVNRNTIKTTLKVKA
- a CDS encoding DUF655 domain-containing protein, encoding MENKNKNNKASTVKKEEHAVVLDYLSRGYVKSDMSKFGGKAIAQAIGTEQFTLLELAPKTGVDLEIQDTVYIGKGKRDKIYRVLGKLDYENLTATSRIELEYAIRDIVESQEDKYVEFFNTAEALSTRLHKLELIPGIGKKYMWEIIEAREEKPFESFEDFSQRLPTLADPAGMIVKRVQQELDTSTPKRGKNKYNLFTQPPRGQRKPQRKPRN
- a CDS encoding HemK2/MTQ2 family protein methyltransferase codes for the protein MPDFIINTDDNVYVPAEDSYLLADNLEIKKGQSVLEIGTGSGIVAMYASRLTDDITVTDINFDACELARKNFAENGIENIEILWGNLFEVVENRKFDVILFNTPYLPTEDDEVLDNTINYAFDGGLNGRKVIDLFLNEVGNHLNDGGIVQMIQSSLSGNDETLARLDEMGFIAEIAASEHFFFEDITLINAYKI
- the rsmA gene encoding 16S rRNA (adenine(1518)-N(6)/adenine(1519)-N(6))-dimethyltransferase RsmA; the encoded protein is MTSDTSQSLSKITKNILNQHGITLNKNLGQNYLIDKNKRNQIIGFGDVDKNDVVLEIGTGIGTLTIELAKKAKKVIAIEQDENICKILTKRLKDEKIDNVELINDDALKVDFPKFNKIISNLPYQISSPITFKFLEYDFDLAILMYQKEFADRMNGEVGSKNYSRLSAMLYFKCNVETLTNVSAESFIPKPKIDSTVVKLTPKENRISDDDFKIYSNFTKALFQHRNKKIKNALIDSRHIISNIDKKILKKRLNAIEDDELNEYLSKRVVELTPEEILFLSKKLNPIFNE
- the nrdD gene encoding anaerobic ribonucleoside-triphosphate reductase, encoding MERSSEIGNNLNESVKINVEKNNGIKERFSYEKLVKSLVMVETPFFESDKIVATVVSQLYDGITTKEIKKIVYECLEDIDTEIANKYLASTQLKVRTSRDTIEAFDLSKIANTLIEETGASQETAFEIATETWKELKKLNVEYLTAPMIREMVNTKLIEYGLEDLRSRYTRLGIPVYNITSLIENGNRDNANMIHNPESIHKHVADEALKQYALLKMLPAHLADAHMAGDIHIHDLEFFAGRPLNCMQHDIRTFIKYGLKVDGTGDHTSIAGAPNHMETLMNHTGEIMLAAQQNMSGGQGMSLWNVFVAPFARGRTYDEIKQAVQMLVYNLNMAYAARGSQVPFTSMALEFGVPDFLKDETAYGPKGQVVGTYADFEEETRLIQRAFTETLLAGDNEGKPHLFPNTIYTLRPETMTSEYDDDIRLVHELSAKYGSSYFVNMFPKYRGKMANYMGCRTCLQDTWTGDWDQDCLRTGNLAYVTLNFPRIGYQSKDETQVFEYLDEYMDLATETLMLRREQGLKCLNDFHILPFLKQQVAEDSYYRIQNSTLSFGFVGLNEMLLSLFGEGIENPDANKFGVKCLEYVNDRAKKLQEETGLRWSVLQTPAESTAYRFATLDKKQFGDQAIVQGEGNANYYTNSSHVPVDTGASLIEKIKIEEQYHSLTPGGHIFHAFMGESYSDPDSLMSLTDKIARKSDIGFWAYSSALSFCLKCKTLMKGLNTTCPTCGESEDVEWYDRITGYVQQVGRAKSASGGWNPGKRQELIDRRRFEDN